Proteins found in one Miscanthus floridulus cultivar M001 chromosome 4, ASM1932011v1, whole genome shotgun sequence genomic segment:
- the LOC136549089 gene encoding uncharacterized protein, giving the protein MKPPPSEQASGSASASSAFKRRLFLEPPPPMNSSTLAPFPTAGSKRSSESPGNCGKDLGICLSISSASATPASSPSQGGSAAAGGSGLGSGGAGGSGSGGASLEGAGGSGATIASDICVASASDLGAAVASDIGASGASDRGFCCGWNKYCKCNQH; this is encoded by the exons ATGAAGCCACCACCAAGTGAGCAAGCTTCTGGTTCTGCATCTGCCTCATCCGCCTTCAAGCGCCGCCTCTTCCTGGAGCCACCCCCACCGATGAACAGCAGCACCCTCGCGCCTTTTCCAACGGCAG GATCTAAGAGGTCAAGTGAAAGCCCTGGTAATTGTGGTAAAGATCTTGGTATATGTTTGTCTATATCATCTGCAAGTGCAACTCCTGCATCTAGTCCAAGTCAAGGTGGCAGTGCTGCTGCTGGTGGCAGTGGTTTAGGTTCAGGTGGTGCTGGTGGCAGTGGTTCAGGTGGTGCTAGCCTAGAAGGTGCTGGTGGCAGTGGTGCTACCATTGCAAGTGACATATGTGTTGCTAGTGCGAGTGATCTAGGTGCCGCTGTTGCAAGTGACATAGGTGCTTCTGGTGCAAGTGATAGAGGTTTTTGTTGCGGCTGGAACAAGTACTGCAAGTGCAATCAGCATTGA